Proteins found in one Corynebacterium canis genomic segment:
- a CDS encoding YggS family pyridoxal phosphate-dependent enzyme, protein MTRRDDLVANLTLVRDRIARAAAAAGRDAEEIQLLPVTKFRPIEDIELLFELGFREVGENRDQEAREKAAALPGMNFHMIGQVQTKKANSVARWAHTVQSVDSLKLAQALNKGAGLALETSKREGRLRCMVQMSIDGDPGRGGAVEAAVEPLAEWIAEAEFLEFVGLMCVLPVGDHMFDSAQRMFAKLCACYGDSLDFSAGMSQDLEQAIFAGSTIVRVGTGIMGPRDLP, encoded by the coding sequence ATGACGCGCCGCGATGACTTGGTAGCAAATCTCACACTCGTTCGAGATCGCATTGCGCGGGCGGCTGCGGCGGCGGGGCGGGATGCGGAAGAGATTCAGCTACTCCCGGTAACTAAATTTCGCCCAATAGAAGATATCGAGTTGCTGTTCGAGTTGGGTTTTAGGGAAGTCGGGGAGAATCGCGATCAGGAGGCGCGCGAGAAAGCGGCTGCGCTACCGGGCATGAATTTTCACATGATCGGTCAGGTGCAGACGAAAAAGGCGAACTCCGTGGCGCGGTGGGCGCACACCGTGCAATCCGTGGATTCGTTGAAGCTCGCGCAGGCGCTCAATAAAGGCGCTGGTCTTGCGCTTGAAACAAGTAAACGCGAGGGGCGTCTGAGGTGCATGGTGCAAATGAGCATTGATGGTGACCCCGGGCGTGGTGGGGCAGTAGAGGCTGCTGTGGAACCGTTGGCGGAGTGGATCGCAGAGGCCGAATTTCTGGAATTTGTCGGACTTATGTGCGTTCTGCCGGTAGGCGACCATATGTTTGATAGCGCGCAACGCATGTTTGCTAAATTGTGCGCTTGTTATGGAGATTCTCTGGATTTTAGCGCCGGAATGTCGCAGGACTTAGAACAAGCAATTTTCGCGGGTTCGACAATCGTGCGTGTCGGAACCGGCATCATGGGGCCGCGCGATTTACCGTAG
- a CDS encoding YggT family protein has product MNYLFLTLSLIIEIFTFLLIARILIEMVQSFSRNFRPPRWFVMIAEPIFVITDPPVKALRRVIPPVRMGSVALDVSVLVLFFGLQLIQMLLSRGY; this is encoded by the coding sequence GTGAACTACCTGTTTTTAACGCTATCGCTCATCATTGAAATATTTACTTTCTTGTTGATAGCGCGCATTCTTATCGAGATGGTCCAATCCTTCTCGCGTAATTTCCGTCCCCCTCGTTGGTTCGTGATGATAGCGGAACCCATTTTCGTCATCACAGACCCGCCGGTGAAGGCTTTGCGTCGCGTGATCCCGCCCGTACGTATGGGATCTGTTGCATTAGACGTTTCAGTTTTGGTGCTGTTTTTTGGCCTTCAATTGATTCAGATGCTCCTGAGCAGGGGTTATTAA
- a CDS encoding cell division protein FtsQ/DivIB has protein sequence MNRKLLYVIAAVIVIVAAVIAVFFTPLFTVQRFEVHGQSVTSADDVVAATKIREGDVLASVDAHRAANDVATLPWVANATVSRSWPDTIVVDVVERTAVMYVHREDGDHLVDTTGTAFLIDTPPEDSVEIRGTDEDDQKLFGKLSEILDALGDVRGQVEAFEVSGPYEVTLVFDDGRTVVWGAPENNEDKAVATRIVLGREGQHWNVSDPIQVTVK, from the coding sequence TTGAATCGAAAACTCCTGTACGTTATCGCCGCAGTGATAGTTATTGTCGCTGCGGTGATTGCCGTGTTTTTTACCCCGCTGTTTACCGTGCAGCGCTTCGAGGTACACGGACAATCGGTCACCAGTGCGGACGATGTGGTGGCCGCCACCAAGATCCGCGAGGGGGATGTGCTGGCGAGCGTGGATGCGCACCGCGCCGCCAACGATGTGGCCACGCTGCCATGGGTGGCCAACGCGACGGTCTCGCGTTCCTGGCCCGACACGATCGTGGTTGATGTGGTGGAACGCACGGCGGTGATGTACGTGCACCGCGAGGATGGCGATCACCTTGTGGATACCACCGGAACCGCTTTTTTGATCGATACGCCGCCGGAGGATTCGGTGGAGATTCGGGGCACCGATGAGGACGATCAGAAATTATTCGGCAAGTTGAGCGAAATTTTGGACGCCTTGGGGGATGTTCGGGGGCAGGTCGAGGCCTTTGAGGTTTCGGGCCCGTATGAGGTCACACTTGTGTTCGACGATGGGCGCACTGTGGTGTGGGGCGCGCCGGAAAACAACGAGGATAAAGCGGTTGCCACCCGCATTGTCTTGGGCCGGGAGGGCCAGCACTGGAATGTGAGTGACCCAATTCAGGTCACCGTAAAGTAG
- the pgeF gene encoding peptidoglycan editing factor PgeF yields MEAIEQRPVRKVFTTRAGGVSRVPYDSFNLGDHVGDDLQAVAANRARLARVLGLPPERIVWMEQLHTNNVTVVDGPVTAGPVAATDALVTRCKGLALAVLTADCVPLLLSDTEAGVVAAVHAGRMGARNGIVAKTISKMVELGATPHQIHALIGPAASGRHYEVPPAMADDVEARLPGTKTTTERGSCGLDLRAGIVRQLLSLGVRAIDADPRCTIEEETMFSYRRDGVTGRQAGLVWLQ; encoded by the coding sequence ATGGAAGCAATTGAGCAACGCCCCGTCCGCAAGGTGTTTACCACCCGAGCAGGCGGGGTTTCCCGCGTTCCATACGACTCCTTTAACCTCGGCGACCACGTCGGCGACGACCTGCAGGCGGTGGCGGCAAACCGGGCGCGGCTGGCCCGGGTCCTAGGGCTGCCGCCCGAGCGAATCGTGTGGATGGAACAGCTGCACACCAATAATGTGACCGTGGTGGACGGTCCGGTGACGGCGGGTCCGGTGGCGGCCACCGACGCTTTGGTGACGCGCTGCAAAGGGCTCGCCTTGGCCGTGCTGACCGCGGATTGCGTGCCGCTGCTGCTCTCCGACACGGAAGCGGGCGTGGTGGCGGCGGTGCACGCCGGGCGAATGGGGGCGCGTAACGGCATCGTGGCCAAAACGATATCCAAGATGGTTGAGCTAGGTGCAACCCCGCACCAGATCCACGCGCTGATCGGCCCCGCGGCCTCTGGGCGGCACTACGAGGTACCCCCGGCGATGGCCGATGACGTGGAGGCGCGGCTGCCGGGAACGAAGACCACCACGGAACGCGGCAGCTGCGGTTTGGATCTGCGGGCGGGAATTGTGCGGCAATTATTGAGCCTTGGGGTGCGTGCGATCGACGCAGACCCGAGGTGCACTATAGAAGAGGAAACAATGTTTTCGTATCGTCGTGACGGTGTTACCGGGCGCCAGGCCGGTTTGGTGTGGCTGCAATGA
- a CDS encoding cell division protein SepF, with protein sequence MSQLQKFKEFFGLDAPEEPYYEDEYAADPRSGAAYKPAESYSYRETVSRSYSPNIVYVRTQTFDDCTAVAEPFRDGDAVVFDMGGAASGIPRRIVDFASGLCFALRGTMRQLDSRVFAIIPEGASVSTIELERAIR encoded by the coding sequence ATGTCGCAGTTGCAGAAGTTCAAGGAATTTTTCGGCCTCGACGCGCCTGAGGAACCATACTACGAGGATGAGTACGCCGCGGACCCCCGCAGTGGCGCAGCGTACAAGCCGGCAGAAAGCTACTCCTACCGCGAAACCGTATCGCGTTCCTACTCCCCGAACATCGTGTATGTGCGCACCCAGACGTTCGATGATTGCACTGCGGTTGCCGAGCCATTCCGCGATGGCGACGCCGTGGTGTTCGATATGGGTGGGGCGGCTAGCGGTATCCCTCGAAGGATCGTGGATTTCGCCTCTGGCCTGTGCTTTGCCTTGCGCGGTACCATGCGACAATTGGATAGCCGAGTGTTCGCGATCATTCCGGAAGGCGCGTCCGTGAGCACCATCGAACTAGAGCGTGCAATCCGATAG
- the ftsZ gene encoding cell division protein FtsZ produces the protein MTSPNNYLAVIKVVGVGGGGANAVNRMIEEGLKGVEFIAVNTDSQALMFSDAEVKLDIGREATRGLGAGANPEVGRTSAEDHKSEIEETLRGADMVFVTAGEGGGTGTGAAPVVANIAKKLGALTVGVVTRPFSFEGNRRARQAEEGIEALREVCDTLIVIPNDRLMQLGEPNMSLVDAFRNADQVLHDGVQGITNLITTPGVINVDFADVRSVMQDAGSALMGIGSARGENRARAAAEQAVNSPLLESTMAGAKGVLLSFAGGSDLGLQEVNEAAHCVKELADDDVNLIFGTIIDDNLGDEIRVTVIAAGFDPATNAGTVTHLNKKADAVVDKEPEHNPTPAPRESLFPDVEEERHQPAPAPRTYEARAGEARNRLQHGGMFTGNDSRNNDEDDLGVPSFLR, from the coding sequence ATGACCTCTCCGAACAATTACCTCGCCGTGATTAAGGTTGTCGGTGTCGGCGGTGGCGGCGCGAACGCCGTAAACCGCATGATCGAAGAGGGGTTGAAAGGCGTCGAATTTATCGCCGTCAATACGGACTCCCAGGCGCTGATGTTTTCTGATGCCGAGGTAAAGCTCGACATCGGTCGCGAGGCAACCCGCGGGCTAGGCGCAGGCGCAAACCCGGAAGTGGGCCGCACCTCCGCAGAAGATCACAAGAGCGAAATCGAGGAGACCCTTCGCGGCGCCGACATGGTATTCGTAACTGCGGGCGAAGGCGGCGGTACCGGAACCGGTGCCGCCCCCGTGGTGGCCAATATCGCCAAAAAGCTCGGCGCCCTGACCGTTGGCGTGGTGACCCGGCCGTTTAGCTTCGAAGGCAATAGGCGCGCGCGCCAGGCCGAGGAGGGCATCGAGGCGCTGCGGGAAGTCTGCGACACCCTCATTGTTATCCCCAACGATCGGCTGATGCAGCTCGGCGAGCCGAACATGTCGCTCGTAGACGCCTTCCGCAACGCCGACCAGGTGTTGCACGACGGTGTGCAGGGCATTACCAACCTGATCACCACCCCCGGCGTGATCAATGTGGACTTTGCCGACGTGCGCTCCGTGATGCAGGACGCCGGATCCGCCCTGATGGGTATCGGTTCGGCCCGTGGCGAAAACCGCGCGCGTGCCGCCGCCGAACAGGCCGTAAACTCCCCGTTGCTGGAATCCACCATGGCGGGCGCCAAGGGCGTGCTCTTGTCCTTTGCCGGCGGCTCCGACCTGGGCCTGCAGGAGGTCAACGAGGCGGCGCATTGCGTCAAGGAACTCGCCGACGATGATGTGAACCTGATCTTCGGCACTATTATCGACGACAACCTGGGCGATGAAATCCGCGTTACCGTGATCGCAGCTGGGTTCGATCCCGCTACCAATGCGGGGACGGTGACCCACTTAAACAAGAAGGCGGACGCGGTCGTCGATAAGGAGCCTGAGCACAATCCCACGCCGGCGCCCCGCGAATCCTTGTTCCCTGACGTGGAGGAGGAGCGGCATCAACCTGCACCCGCGCCCCGCACCTACGAAGCGCGGGCGGGTGAGGCGCGCAACCGGCTGCAGCATGGCGGCATGTTTACGGGCAATGACTCGCGCAATAACGACGAAGACGACCTCGGCGTACCGAGTTTCCTGCGCTAG
- the ileS gene encoding isoleucine--tRNA ligase, with amino-acid sequence MAVGGVYPRVDLTGGSSRFPDMEQRVLEFWEADKTFQASIDARDGAPEFVFYDGPPFANGLPHYGHLLTGYVKDIIPRYQTMRGKKVARVFGWDCHGLPAELEAEKQLGIKDKGEIEAMGLEKFNEYCAKSVLEYTEEWKNYVTRQARWVDFENGYKTMDLGFMQSVMWAFKTLYDKGLIYQGFRVLPYSWAEHTPLSNQETRLDDSYKMRQDPALTVTMPITGGPEEFIGVNALAWTTTPWTLPSNLALAVNPAVSYAVVKAGPGGLSEFVGERFLVAENLVGGYAKELGEYEVLSTHKGADLVGLTYEPVFGFFRDHPNAFRVLAADYVTTEDGTGIVHQAPAFGEDDLNTCAAEDIELVIPVDMDGKFTSLVPDYEGQLVFDANKNIIRDLKAARRVLRHETIEHSYPHSWRSGQPLIYMALPSWFVAVTKFRDRMVELNHEQIEWMPAHMRDGQFGKWLEGARDWNISRNRYWGSPIPVWVSDSEEYPRVDVYGSLDELERDFGVRPTSLHRPYIDELVRPNPDDPTGKSMMRRVPEVLDCWFESGSMTFAQKHYPFENKDWFDTHNQADFIVEYSGQSRGWFYTMHVLATALFDCPSYKKVVAHGIVLGDDGLKMSKSKGNYPNVNEVFERDGSDAMRWFLMSSPILRGGNLIVTEQGIREGVRQALLPMWNAYTFLQLYSGKPARWSTASTNVLDRYILAKLHNLVAACQEALDASDIARACDEVRWFCDALTNWYVRRSRDRFWAGDEEYPEAFDTLFTVLETLTRVAAPLLPMATEVIWRGLTGERSVHLADYPKASEFPADDALVRTMDEVRSVCSAASSIRKANKLRNRLPLPKLTVALPESARLEPFAYIIKEEVNVKEVVLTDDVDAIGHFEVVVNARVAGPRLGKDVQRAIRAVKAGDYQRVDAAVIADGIELQEGEFTERLVVADPECTAQIEGVDGLVLVDRNVTVALEAEGWAADLIRGLQDARKQSGFEVSDRITVTVSVPADKVAWAQRHQDYIAGEVLATSFAITDESIAGLDIIEGVTATLAKVAAE; translated from the coding sequence ATGGCAGTTGGTGGCGTGTACCCCCGCGTCGATCTTACGGGGGGTTCCAGCCGGTTCCCAGACATGGAACAGCGCGTCCTCGAGTTTTGGGAGGCGGATAAAACCTTCCAGGCCTCCATCGATGCGCGCGATGGCGCACCGGAATTCGTGTTCTACGACGGTCCGCCTTTTGCGAACGGCCTGCCGCACTACGGCCACTTGCTCACCGGATATGTCAAAGACATCATTCCCCGGTACCAAACCATGCGCGGCAAGAAGGTAGCCCGTGTGTTCGGTTGGGATTGCCATGGTCTGCCTGCGGAACTGGAGGCCGAAAAGCAACTCGGCATCAAGGACAAGGGCGAGATCGAGGCCATGGGCCTGGAAAAGTTCAATGAATATTGCGCCAAGTCGGTCCTCGAATACACCGAGGAGTGGAAGAACTACGTCACCCGCCAAGCCCGCTGGGTGGACTTCGAAAACGGCTACAAGACCATGGACCTCGGGTTCATGCAATCCGTTATGTGGGCGTTTAAAACCCTGTACGACAAGGGCCTGATCTACCAGGGTTTTCGCGTGCTGCCGTACTCGTGGGCAGAGCACACGCCGCTGTCTAATCAGGAAACCCGCCTCGACGATTCCTACAAGATGCGCCAAGACCCCGCGCTCACCGTTACCATGCCCATCACCGGCGGGCCGGAGGAGTTTATCGGGGTAAACGCCCTAGCGTGGACGACCACCCCGTGGACCCTGCCGTCCAACCTTGCGCTGGCCGTGAACCCGGCGGTGTCCTATGCGGTGGTCAAGGCCGGCCCCGGCGGGCTATCCGAATTTGTTGGCGAACGGTTCTTGGTGGCCGAAAACCTCGTCGGCGGCTACGCCAAGGAGCTCGGCGAGTACGAGGTGCTATCCACCCATAAGGGCGCAGACCTCGTCGGCCTAACCTACGAACCGGTGTTCGGATTCTTCCGCGACCACCCCAATGCATTCCGCGTGCTTGCCGCGGACTATGTCACCACCGAGGACGGCACCGGCATCGTCCACCAGGCACCCGCCTTCGGTGAGGACGACTTAAACACCTGCGCCGCCGAGGATATCGAACTTGTTATCCCCGTGGACATGGACGGCAAATTCACCTCGCTGGTCCCAGACTACGAGGGCCAGCTGGTCTTCGATGCGAACAAGAACATCATCCGCGATCTCAAGGCGGCACGCCGCGTCCTGCGCCACGAGACCATCGAGCACTCCTACCCGCACTCCTGGCGCTCTGGGCAACCCTTGATCTATATGGCGCTGCCCTCGTGGTTCGTCGCCGTGACCAAGTTCCGCGACCGCATGGTGGAGCTCAACCACGAGCAGATCGAATGGATGCCCGCACATATGCGCGACGGGCAGTTCGGCAAGTGGCTGGAGGGTGCGCGCGACTGGAACATTTCCCGCAACCGTTATTGGGGTTCCCCGATCCCGGTCTGGGTCTCCGATTCCGAGGAGTACCCGCGCGTAGACGTATACGGTTCGCTGGACGAACTGGAGCGCGATTTCGGCGTTCGTCCCACCTCGCTGCACCGCCCCTATATCGATGAGCTGGTGCGCCCGAATCCGGACGACCCGACCGGAAAGTCCATGATGCGCCGTGTCCCCGAGGTGCTGGACTGCTGGTTCGAGTCCGGTTCCATGACCTTTGCGCAGAAGCATTACCCGTTCGAAAACAAAGACTGGTTCGATACCCACAACCAGGCGGATTTCATCGTGGAATACTCGGGCCAATCCCGCGGCTGGTTCTACACCATGCACGTGCTGGCCACCGCGCTTTTCGATTGCCCGTCCTATAAGAAGGTCGTCGCACACGGTATCGTTCTCGGCGATGACGGGCTGAAGATGTCCAAGTCCAAGGGCAACTACCCGAACGTCAATGAAGTGTTCGAACGCGACGGTTCCGACGCGATGCGCTGGTTCCTTATGTCCAGCCCCATCCTGCGCGGCGGCAACCTGATTGTCACCGAGCAGGGCATCCGGGAAGGCGTGCGCCAGGCGTTGCTGCCCATGTGGAACGCATACACCTTCCTGCAGCTGTATTCCGGCAAGCCCGCGCGGTGGTCCACCGCCTCCACCAATGTGCTCGACCGCTATATTTTGGCCAAGCTCCACAACCTTGTGGCGGCGTGCCAAGAGGCTTTGGACGCCTCCGATATCGCCCGTGCGTGCGACGAGGTGCGCTGGTTCTGCGACGCGCTCACCAACTGGTATGTGCGCCGTTCCCGCGATCGCTTCTGGGCCGGCGACGAGGAATACCCCGAGGCATTCGACACCCTGTTCACGGTGTTGGAAACCCTGACCCGCGTGGCGGCGCCGCTATTGCCCATGGCCACGGAGGTGATCTGGCGCGGGCTCACCGGCGAGCGTTCCGTACACTTGGCCGATTACCCGAAGGCCTCCGAGTTCCCGGCGGACGATGCCTTGGTGCGCACGATGGACGAGGTGCGCAGTGTCTGTTCCGCCGCGTCGTCGATACGCAAGGCGAACAAATTGCGCAATCGCCTGCCGCTGCCGAAGCTGACGGTGGCGCTGCCGGAGTCCGCGCGCCTGGAGCCGTTCGCGTACATCATCAAGGAGGAGGTCAATGTCAAGGAAGTGGTGCTTACCGACGATGTTGACGCCATCGGGCACTTCGAAGTGGTGGTGAATGCGCGGGTGGCCGGGCCGCGCCTGGGCAAGGACGTGCAGCGCGCCATCCGCGCGGTTAAGGCCGGCGATTATCAGCGTGTCGACGCCGCGGTAATCGCCGATGGTATCGAACTGCAGGAAGGCGAATTCACCGAGCGCCTCGTGGTGGCGGACCCCGAATGCACCGCGCAAATCGAAGGTGTGGACGGGCTTGTGCTCGTCGATCGTAATGTCACCGTAGCCCTCGAGGCCGAGGGGTGGGCGGCGGACCTGATCCGCGGCCTGCAGGACGCCCGCAAGCAATCCGGCTTTGAGGTTTCGGACCGCATTACCGTCACGGTGAGCGTGCCTGCGGATAAGGTGGCGTGGGCGCAGCGCCACCAGGACTATATCGCGGGCGAGGTGCTGGCCACTTCCTTCGCAATCACGGACGAATCCATCGCGGGTCTGGATATCATCGAAGGCGTCACTGCCACGTTGGCAAAAGTGGCAGCCGAGTAG
- a CDS encoding DivIVA domain-containing protein: MLLTPAEVHNVAFSKPPIGKRGYNEDEVDQFLDLVEDTLGQLHEENHDLRQQVDELRAELAQGGGPAPIAAVPQVDEAAIRQRIRAELESELRAEYEAKQAKWVEEHKAPEPAADTNLQAARVLGLAQEMADRLTSDARAESHNMLETARAEAERTVAQANVASERTISRANSEASTKVADATEKSEAMLAKAKQDSTSMILEATERAEAQIRQAEDKANALQLDAERKHTEIMATVKKQQAALEGRIAELRTFEREYRTRLKTYLESQLEELSTRGTAAPHGADDN; encoded by the coding sequence ATGCTGCTGACTCCAGCTGAAGTGCACAACGTGGCTTTCAGCAAGCCGCCGATTGGAAAGCGTGGCTACAACGAGGACGAGGTCGACCAGTTCCTCGATCTGGTGGAAGACACCCTCGGCCAGCTTCACGAAGAGAATCATGATCTGCGCCAGCAGGTCGACGAACTCCGCGCAGAGCTCGCCCAGGGAGGTGGACCCGCCCCCATTGCTGCCGTTCCCCAGGTTGACGAAGCCGCGATCCGTCAGCGCATTCGCGCGGAGCTTGAGTCCGAATTGCGTGCCGAATACGAAGCTAAGCAGGCCAAGTGGGTTGAGGAGCATAAGGCCCCCGAGCCCGCCGCCGATACGAACCTGCAGGCTGCCCGCGTGCTGGGCCTTGCGCAAGAAATGGCGGATCGCCTTACCAGCGATGCCCGCGCGGAATCCCACAATATGTTGGAAACCGCACGCGCCGAGGCAGAGCGTACCGTTGCGCAAGCTAACGTCGCCTCTGAGCGCACAATTTCCCGCGCGAACAGTGAAGCCTCTACAAAGGTCGCTGACGCCACTGAGAAGTCCGAGGCGATGCTTGCAAAGGCTAAGCAGGACTCCACATCTATGATCCTCGAGGCCACCGAACGAGCTGAGGCGCAGATCCGCCAAGCTGAGGATAAAGCAAACGCCTTGCAGCTGGATGCTGAGCGTAAGCACACCGAGATCATGGCTACCGTCAAGAAGCAGCAGGCCGCGCTGGAAGGCCGCATTGCAGAGCTGCGTACCTTCGAACGCGAGTACCGTACTCGCCTCAAGACCTACCTCGAAAGCCAGCTCGAAGAGCTATCTACTCGAGGCACTGCGGCACCGCACGGTGCCGACGATAACTAG